The Sphingomonas alpina genome has a segment encoding these proteins:
- a CDS encoding host attachment family protein, which translates to MQVSHNAVVLVADGREMLFLRNEGDATHPNLVVENALEQVNPSDGAQKTDHAGRSSSSVGGGQNSMQEVDFHQQEEDRFAADTADLLKRRALANDFESLIVIAPPRTLGELRKHYHKEVSLRLTAELDKDLTGHPIDRIEAALQAA; encoded by the coding sequence ATGCAGGTTTCGCACAACGCCGTCGTCCTCGTCGCTGATGGACGCGAGATGCTCTTTCTGCGCAACGAAGGCGATGCGACCCATCCGAATCTGGTGGTTGAAAATGCCCTGGAGCAGGTCAATCCATCGGACGGCGCTCAGAAGACCGACCATGCCGGGCGTTCATCATCGAGCGTTGGCGGCGGGCAGAATTCGATGCAGGAAGTGGACTTTCACCAGCAGGAGGAGGATCGCTTCGCGGCCGACACCGCCGATCTGCTCAAGCGCCGCGCGCTGGCCAATGATTTCGAATCGTTGATCGTCATCGCACCACCCCGAACGCTGGGTGAACTGCGCAAACATTATCACAAGGAAGTCAGCTTGCGGCTGACCGCCGAGCTCGACAAGGATCTGACCGGCCATCCGATCGATCGGATCGAGGCGGCGTTGCAGGCCGCCTGA
- the dksA gene encoding RNA polymerase-binding protein DksA, with product MATVLNRLDESEEPGAIAANGTTDGYRPSADEPFMNERQQDYFRGKLHQWKDAILREAAGTLSQLQVDSLREADLTDRASSETDWSIELRTRDRQRKLISKIDAALRRIDEGEYGYCEVTGEPISLARLEARPIATMTVEAQERHERHEKVSRED from the coding sequence ATGGCGACGGTCTTGAATCGATTGGACGAATCCGAGGAACCAGGCGCCATTGCGGCGAACGGCACGACTGACGGCTATCGCCCCAGTGCGGATGAGCCGTTTATGAATGAGCGCCAGCAGGACTATTTTCGCGGCAAGCTGCACCAATGGAAGGATGCGATCCTGCGCGAGGCGGCGGGCACGCTGAGCCAGTTGCAGGTCGATTCGCTGCGTGAGGCCGATCTGACCGATCGGGCATCGAGCGAAACCGACTGGTCGATCGAACTGCGTACGCGCGACCGTCAGCGCAAGCTGATCTCCAAGATCGATGCCGCGCTGCGTCGCATCGACGAGGGCGAATATGGCTATTGCGAGGTCACCGGCGAGCCGATCTCGCTCGCCCGGCTCGAAGCGCGCCCGATCGCGACCATGACGGTGGAAGCGCAGGAGCGTCACGAGCGTCACGAAAAAGTGTCACGCGAAGACTGA
- a CDS encoding PilZ domain-containing protein, with protein MDQLPYDPFSGLAADDPARNRNEARDSLFLMADFRIAGSNEIQHVRVRNLSAGGLMAELANGLPQGLDVEFDVRGIGWVSGKIAWSAAGRVGVAFSHPIDPMLARKPVGQGTKTPVFVKPILTRR; from the coding sequence ATGGACCAGTTGCCCTATGATCCTTTTAGCGGACTGGCCGCTGACGACCCGGCGCGCAACCGCAACGAGGCGCGCGACAGCCTGTTCCTGATGGCTGATTTCCGCATCGCCGGCAGCAATGAGATTCAGCATGTCCGCGTTCGCAACCTTTCGGCCGGTGGCCTGATGGCTGAATTGGCCAATGGCTTGCCACAGGGGCTCGATGTCGAATTCGATGTTCGCGGGATCGGCTGGGTGTCGGGCAAGATCGCCTGGTCCGCCGCCGGCCGGGTCGGCGTTGCCTTTTCTCACCCGATCGATCCGATGCTGGCGCGCAAGCCTGTCGGCCAGGGCACCAAGACGCCGGTTTTCGTCAAGCCGATCCTGACGCGACGCTGA
- a CDS encoding YdcH family protein yields MQTAHFSALEAKHAVLDQKIAAESQRPLPDTVALAALKKQKLRVKEEMTTQ; encoded by the coding sequence ATGCAAACTGCGCATTTCTCGGCACTTGAGGCCAAGCACGCCGTGCTCGATCAAAAGATCGCAGCCGAGTCGCAACGCCCACTCCCCGATACCGTGGCACTGGCGGCGCTCAAGAAGCAGAAACTTCGCGTCAAAGAGGAAATGACCACACAATAG
- a CDS encoding YdcH family protein: MDDTQIAKRLEILRIEHRDLDSAIGALFETGSTDQLQLARLKKRKLRLRDEIGMLEDQMIPDIIA; encoded by the coding sequence ATGGACGACACGCAGATCGCCAAGCGCCTGGAAATCCTGCGCATCGAGCACCGCGATCTCGACTCCGCGATCGGCGCGCTGTTCGAAACGGGCTCGACCGACCAGCTCCAGCTCGCGCGACTGAAGAAGCGCAAACTGCGCCTGCGTGACGAGATCGGCATGCTCGAGGATCAGATGATCCCGGATATCATCGCCTGA
- a CDS encoding DUF1465 family protein, with translation MHGFASEARIHRRLIDTLYVDAMVLADEARSYFDEGGREERETLDPLARVSFSCESLKVTTRLMHIIAWLLTQRAVDAGELQARDALDPSRRLGPAPVSDAAAILAMPPQAQALIASSTELYRRVARLDDAQADQHVMESPARSMFDRLATAF, from the coding sequence ATGCACGGCTTTGCCTCCGAAGCGCGGATCCACCGCAGGCTGATCGACACGCTCTATGTCGATGCGATGGTGCTTGCGGACGAGGCGCGCAGCTATTTCGACGAAGGTGGGCGCGAAGAGCGCGAAACGCTCGATCCGCTGGCGCGGGTGTCCTTTTCCTGTGAATCGCTGAAGGTCACGACGCGGCTGATGCATATCATCGCCTGGCTGCTGACCCAGCGTGCGGTCGACGCCGGCGAATTGCAGGCGCGCGATGCGCTCGATCCGTCACGACGGCTCGGTCCCGCGCCGGTCAGCGATGCAGCGGCCATCCTGGCCATGCCGCCTCAGGCGCAAGCCCTGATCGCCTCGAGCACCGAACTCTATCGTCGCGTCGCACGGCTCGACGATGCCCAGGCCGACCAGCATGTGATGGAGAGCCCGGCGCGGTCGATGTTCGATCGGCTGGCGACGGCATTCTGA
- a CDS encoding NAD(P)H-dependent flavin oxidoreductase, translating to MSLPTILQRLRLPVIGSPLFIISGPDLVIAQCKAGIVGAFPALNARPQAQLDEWLHRITEELAAWNRDNPDSPAAPYAVNQIVHRSNERLEADLATCAKWQVPIVITSLGAREDLNTAVHGWGGITLHDIIDDRFARKAIEKGADGLIAVAAGAGGHAGRLSPFALIQEIRQWFDGPLALSGSIATGDAVLAAQAMGADLAYIGSPFIATDEANAESRYKDSIVASKASDIVYSNLFTGVHGNYLRSSIEAAGMDPDNLPEGDLSTMNFGGGNGSKAKAWKEIWGAGQGIGAVSAVEPVGVRVDRLEREYLAARTRLAA from the coding sequence ATGAGCTTGCCCACCATCCTGCAGCGCCTGCGCCTGCCCGTCATCGGTTCGCCGCTGTTCATCATCTCCGGTCCGGACCTGGTCATCGCCCAGTGCAAGGCGGGAATCGTCGGTGCATTCCCGGCACTCAACGCCCGGCCCCAGGCGCAGCTCGACGAATGGCTGCATCGCATTACCGAGGAACTTGCGGCCTGGAACCGCGACAATCCCGACTCACCCGCCGCACCCTATGCGGTCAACCAGATCGTGCACCGCTCGAACGAACGGCTCGAGGCCGATCTTGCGACGTGCGCCAAGTGGCAGGTGCCGATCGTCATCACCTCGCTCGGCGCGCGTGAGGATCTCAATACCGCAGTGCATGGCTGGGGCGGCATCACGCTGCACGACATCATCGACGATCGGTTCGCGCGCAAGGCGATCGAAAAGGGCGCCGATGGCCTGATCGCGGTCGCCGCCGGTGCCGGTGGCCATGCCGGCCGCCTGTCGCCCTTCGCGCTGATCCAGGAAATCCGCCAATGGTTCGACGGACCGCTCGCGCTGTCCGGCTCGATCGCCACCGGCGATGCGGTGCTGGCGGCGCAGGCGATGGGCGCCGACCTCGCCTATATCGGTTCCCCCTTCATCGCGACAGACGAGGCCAATGCCGAATCGCGCTACAAGGACTCGATCGTCGCATCGAAAGCCTCGGACATCGTCTATTCGAACCTGTTCACCGGCGTGCATGGCAATTATCTGCGCAGCTCGATCGAGGCGGCCGGGATGGATCCGGACAATCTGCCCGAAGGCGATCTGTCGACGATGAACTTCGGTGGCGGCAATGGCAGCAAGGCCAAGGCGTGGAAAGAAATCTGGGGCGCGGGCCAGGGCATCGGCGCGGTCTCCGCAGTCGAGCCGGTCGGCGTGCGGGTGGACCGGCTGGAGCGCGAATATCTCGCGGCACGGACCCGGCTCGCCGCCTGA
- a CDS encoding M1 family metallopeptidase: MKFAPAARIASFLLLSVSAPALAAGQLPRTVVPVAYDITVKPDARAMIFTGKETIQVEVTEATSVITLNAADLVVESATFDGAAVTVKQDQAAQLLTVTLPRAATKGAHTLTFSWSGKINESPLGLFAIDYKNPDGSAARMLATQFEAPDARRFAPMWDEPSFKATFTLSAEAPADQLTFSNMPVARVSSVAGGKKLYTFATTPKMSSYLLFLGMGDMERRTVMAGKTEIGIITRRGVAEQGQYSLDAAKKLLSYYNDYFGQPYPLPKLDMIAGPGGSQTFGAMENWGAIFYFEQELLFDPARATESNRQRIYTVVAHEMAHQWFGDLVTMSWWDDLWLNEGFASWMEGKASADLNPSWDAKVALVGTEREVALGADSTAATHPIIRKIETVDQIGEAFDGITYQKGQAVIAMLEATLGPDVFRDGIRRYMAKHKYGNTVTDQLWESMAEAAGKPVADIMHDFTLQAGVPLVTLTGATCANGTTSATLTQGRFGLDAVSKQPQTWRVPLRIGVVGQDATSVVVQGAAPATMSVKGCGTLVLNQGKGSYLRARYDAAGHAAIVRDFRTLALADRIGTLGDDYALAMSGDQDLALYLELAGKVPVDASPLEWTMLAGQLGRLAERFQGTPLEDKLNARTVAIISPVMQRVGYQAKAGESPLVTNLRETLIGGLGGIGDAGIAATARRYVAALAGDANAIPPAIRAPILRTYAANATAAEWEALLAITRAEKNPVTRNSYVRLLGGARDAALAQRALDLIKTSELSAPQKASLLRAVASKHPELAFDFALANLSLVDSFTEASNRSTYIAGLGGGSNDPAMPAKITAYAGKNLPEAARGGAARVVAGMAARREVTERLRPAAEVWAAAAK, translated from the coding sequence ATGAAATTTGCCCCCGCCGCGCGCATCGCGTCGTTTCTGTTGTTGTCCGTTTCCGCTCCGGCACTGGCCGCGGGGCAATTGCCCAGGACGGTGGTCCCGGTCGCCTATGACATCACGGTCAAGCCGGATGCCAGGGCGATGATTTTCACCGGCAAGGAAACGATCCAGGTCGAGGTGACCGAAGCGACGAGCGTGATCACGCTCAATGCGGCCGATCTGGTGGTCGAATCGGCGACCTTCGACGGTGCCGCCGTGACGGTGAAGCAGGATCAGGCAGCGCAATTGCTGACGGTGACGCTGCCCAGGGCGGCGACCAAGGGGGCGCACACATTGACCTTCAGCTGGTCGGGAAAGATCAACGAATCGCCGCTCGGTCTGTTCGCGATCGATTACAAGAACCCCGACGGCAGCGCGGCGCGGATGCTGGCGACACAGTTCGAGGCGCCCGACGCACGCCGCTTCGCACCGATGTGGGACGAGCCCTCGTTCAAGGCGACCTTCACGCTTTCCGCCGAGGCGCCGGCGGATCAACTGACCTTCTCCAACATGCCGGTGGCCAGGGTCAGCAGCGTCGCCGGCGGCAAGAAGCTCTATACCTTCGCGACCACGCCGAAAATGTCGAGCTATCTGCTCTTCCTCGGCATGGGCGACATGGAGCGTCGCACCGTGATGGCCGGCAAGACCGAGATCGGCATCATCACGCGCCGCGGCGTGGCCGAGCAGGGGCAATATTCGCTCGACGCGGCAAAGAAGCTGCTGAGCTATTACAATGACTATTTCGGCCAGCCCTATCCGCTGCCCAAGCTCGACATGATCGCCGGGCCGGGCGGCAGCCAGACCTTCGGCGCGATGGAGAATTGGGGCGCGATCTTCTATTTCGAGCAGGAATTGCTGTTCGACCCGGCGCGCGCGACGGAGAGCAACCGCCAGCGCATCTATACCGTCGTCGCGCATGAAATGGCGCATCAATGGTTCGGCGATCTCGTCACCATGTCATGGTGGGACGATCTGTGGCTGAACGAGGGTTTCGCGTCATGGATGGAGGGCAAGGCGAGCGCAGACCTCAACCCGAGCTGGGATGCGAAAGTGGCGCTGGTCGGGACCGAGCGGGAAGTGGCATTGGGGGCGGATTCCACCGCGGCGACCCACCCGATCATTCGCAAGATCGAGACCGTCGACCAGATCGGTGAGGCGTTTGACGGCATCACCTATCAAAAGGGCCAGGCCGTCATCGCGATGCTCGAGGCCACATTGGGCCCCGATGTCTTTCGCGATGGCATCCGCCGCTACATGGCGAAGCATAAATACGGCAACACCGTCACGGACCAGCTGTGGGAATCGATGGCCGAGGCAGCGGGCAAGCCGGTCGCCGACATCATGCACGACTTCACGCTGCAGGCCGGTGTGCCGCTGGTCACGCTGACCGGGGCCACATGCGCCAATGGCACGACCAGCGCGACCCTGACGCAGGGGCGGTTCGGCCTTGATGCGGTCTCGAAGCAGCCGCAGACATGGCGCGTCCCGCTCCGGATCGGTGTGGTCGGGCAGGACGCGACGAGCGTGGTGGTGCAGGGCGCGGCGCCCGCCACTATGAGCGTGAAGGGCTGCGGCACATTGGTGCTCAACCAGGGCAAGGGCAGCTATTTGCGGGCGCGCTACGATGCTGCCGGCCATGCCGCGATCGTGCGCGATTTCCGCACTTTGGCGCTGGCCGACCGGATCGGCACGCTGGGCGATGATTATGCGCTTGCGATGAGCGGCGACCAGGATCTGGCGCTTTATCTCGAACTGGCCGGCAAGGTGCCGGTCGATGCCAGCCCGCTCGAATGGACGATGCTGGCGGGCCAGCTCGGGCGTCTCGCCGAGCGCTTCCAGGGGACGCCGCTGGAGGACAAGCTCAACGCACGCACCGTGGCGATCATCTCGCCGGTGATGCAGCGCGTCGGCTATCAGGCAAAGGCTGGTGAATCGCCGCTGGTGACCAATTTGCGCGAGACGCTGATCGGCGGGCTTGGCGGAATCGGCGATGCGGGCATCGCGGCGACGGCGCGGCGCTATGTCGCGGCGCTGGCCGGCGATGCGAATGCGATCCCGCCGGCGATCCGCGCGCCGATCCTGCGCACCTATGCGGCCAATGCCACGGCGGCCGAATGGGAGGCGTTGCTGGCGATCACGCGTGCGGAGAAGAACCCGGTAACGCGCAATTCCTATGTCCGGCTGCTTGGCGGTGCGCGCGACGCGGCGCTCGCGCAGCGTGCGCTCGACTTGATCAAGACCAGCGAACTGAGTGCGCCGCAAAAGGCCAGCCTGTTGCGCGCGGTGGCGAGCAAGCACCCCGAACTGGCGTTCGATTTCGCGCTCGCCAATCTGTCGCTGGTCGACAGCTTTACCGAGGCTAGCAATCGTTCGACCTATATTGCCGGACTGGGGGGCGGGTCGAACGATCCGGCGATGCCTGCGAAGATCACGGCCTATGCCGGGAAGAACCTGCCCGAAGCCGCGCGCGGCGGCGCGGCGCGGGTGGTCGCGGGCATGGCGGCGCGGCGCGAGGTGACCGAGCGGTTGCGGCCGGCAGCTGAGGTCTGGGCCGCCGCGGCGAAATAG
- a CDS encoding YadA-like family protein: MRTSIKLLATAAPLALFATLALPGAAYAQDVNCENTAGVPAGTVTAGSVSTSCGPGADATGIGSTAVGTGAEASDDGATAVGRTTVANRANATAIGAYANATAANAFAGGSFSNASGLQAVAIGFNAQAVLDRSVALGGSALAQGVAATALGSNALAAQASATAVGASSKATGLSATAVGVGAEARGDSAFAAGDKAHAGLVDTIAIGHDALAGDDSIAGNTSFGQIAIGTRARAPYGESTVIGMDAKSGGFDTLAIGVRAEAVSSGTVAVGNDARATTFATAVGTNANAMIFATGIGYIAQATGSSSVALGHRATAAATRSIAIGASNVGSVFTTADAEDAIALGSGANVGTNANRALALGALAKVAADAADAVAIGADAEASGVSSIALGRNSNAINDATIAIGTNVAAGGRGAVAIGEGAAGAFDSTTAVGQFAYANNSRSTAIGASSSADTDLSSSFGYNAKSQGIGTAAIGANSRAFGIAAVALGGGGTALTNGALADGDYSFAVGSAARAIALNSIAIGRDSSALQNDALAFGAGASASAANSVALGANSIADQANTVSVGQAGAERRVVNVADGVAPTDAVNKGQLDTVAAQAAAAQNTANQALAGNATNAAAITTAQTTADTARAEAAAAQGTANTALTNAATAQTTANTARAEAAGAQSTADLARTEAAAAQATANAAAANGTYFRANSTGAAPQATGTDAIAVGPAAVASGNQSVAVGAGARALNGQAVSIGAGNVASGNGAVAIGDPNTATGTGAVALGANNSAIGTGAVALGNTSSAMGDGAIALGNGANAGQIGSVAIGTGATATRANQVVLGSAASTHTLSGIASSASRAAQSGALSLVTTDGLGNLATAALNIDTLAGLDGRATALEGRASALEGRATQLELRVGALDKGLQRGLRRADGGIAAAMALGGTLLPPDSTIAVSFNLATYRGQQGFSGAAVARVTDNIWVSGGFAGSTVKGSSGGRVGVTFGW; encoded by the coding sequence ATGCGTACGTCCATCAAACTGCTCGCCACCGCCGCGCCACTCGCGCTGTTCGCCACCCTCGCCTTGCCGGGCGCTGCCTACGCGCAGGACGTGAATTGCGAAAATACCGCCGGCGTTCCCGCCGGAACCGTGACCGCAGGGTCCGTCAGCACCAGTTGCGGCCCGGGCGCCGATGCAACGGGTATCGGATCGACCGCGGTCGGCACAGGCGCGGAGGCCAGCGATGACGGTGCAACCGCCGTGGGGCGCACGACGGTCGCCAACCGCGCCAACGCCACGGCGATCGGTGCCTATGCAAACGCCACAGCCGCCAATGCCTTCGCCGGCGGCTCCTTCTCCAACGCCAGTGGCCTGCAAGCGGTCGCGATCGGCTTCAATGCCCAGGCAGTGCTGGATCGTTCCGTTGCCCTTGGCGGCAGCGCCCTGGCGCAGGGCGTTGCTGCGACCGCGCTCGGCAGCAACGCCCTGGCCGCGCAAGCTTCGGCGACCGCCGTCGGCGCGAGCAGCAAGGCAACCGGCCTAAGCGCCACCGCCGTGGGTGTTGGTGCGGAAGCGAGAGGCGATAGCGCATTTGCCGCCGGCGACAAGGCGCATGCCGGCCTGGTCGATACGATCGCCATCGGTCATGATGCGCTCGCGGGCGATGACTCGATCGCCGGCAATACCTCATTCGGTCAGATCGCGATCGGCACCCGCGCCCGCGCGCCATATGGTGAATCCACCGTGATCGGCATGGATGCCAAATCCGGCGGGTTCGACACGCTGGCGATCGGCGTGCGTGCCGAGGCAGTCAGCAGCGGCACCGTCGCGGTCGGCAATGATGCGCGTGCGACGACCTTTGCCACCGCCGTCGGCACCAACGCCAACGCAATGATCTTCGCCACGGGCATTGGCTATATCGCTCAGGCGACCGGCAGCTCGTCGGTCGCTCTCGGCCACCGAGCCACTGCAGCCGCAACGCGGTCGATCGCGATCGGTGCCTCCAATGTCGGCAGTGTCTTCACCACGGCAGATGCCGAAGACGCCATTGCACTCGGTTCCGGCGCGAATGTCGGCACGAACGCCAATCGCGCGCTCGCATTAGGCGCCTTGGCCAAGGTCGCAGCGGATGCCGCCGATGCCGTCGCGATCGGCGCCGATGCGGAAGCATCGGGCGTCAGTTCGATTGCGCTGGGCCGCAACAGCAATGCGATCAACGACGCGACGATCGCGATCGGCACCAACGTCGCCGCCGGCGGACGCGGCGCCGTTGCGATCGGCGAAGGCGCGGCCGGCGCCTTTGACAGCACGACTGCCGTCGGCCAGTTCGCCTATGCCAATAATTCGCGCTCGACCGCGATCGGTGCCTCGTCATCGGCCGACACCGACCTGTCGAGTTCGTTCGGCTATAATGCCAAGTCGCAGGGTATCGGCACGGCGGCGATCGGCGCGAACTCGCGCGCCTTCGGCATCGCCGCAGTGGCGCTTGGCGGCGGCGGCACTGCGTTGACCAACGGCGCACTGGCCGATGGCGATTACAGCTTCGCGGTCGGCTCTGCCGCGCGGGCGATCGCGCTCAACTCGATCGCCATCGGACGCGATAGCAGTGCATTGCAGAATGATGCCCTGGCCTTCGGTGCCGGCGCCAGCGCCAGCGCCGCCAATTCGGTTGCGCTCGGGGCCAATTCAATCGCAGACCAGGCCAACACCGTTTCGGTCGGACAGGCAGGTGCTGAACGCCGTGTCGTCAACGTCGCCGACGGCGTCGCGCCAACCGATGCGGTCAACAAGGGGCAGCTCGATACGGTCGCAGCACAAGCCGCCGCGGCGCAGAACACCGCCAATCAGGCGCTGGCCGGCAATGCGACCAATGCGGCGGCGATCACCACGGCTCAGACGACGGCGGATACCGCGCGTGCCGAAGCGGCCGCCGCGCAGGGCACCGCCAATACCGCGCTGACCAATGCAGCAACCGCACAGACCACGGCGAACACCGCTCGCGCCGAGGCGGCAGGCGCGCAAAGCACCGCCGATCTCGCACGGACCGAAGCGGCGGCCGCACAGGCAACCGCCAACGCTGCCGCCGCTAACGGCACGTACTTCCGCGCCAATAGCACCGGCGCTGCGCCGCAGGCGACCGGCACCGACGCGATTGCGGTTGGTCCGGCGGCTGTCGCCAGCGGCAATCAGTCGGTTGCGGTCGGTGCGGGCGCCCGTGCGCTGAATGGCCAGGCCGTCTCGATCGGCGCAGGCAATGTCGCATCCGGCAATGGCGCGGTGGCGATCGGCGATCCCAACACCGCAACCGGAACCGGCGCGGTTGCCCTGGGCGCCAACAACAGCGCGATCGGCACCGGCGCGGTCGCGCTGGGCAATACCAGCAGCGCGATGGGCGATGGCGCGATCGCCCTCGGCAATGGCGCCAATGCAGGCCAGATCGGCTCGGTCGCGATCGGTACCGGCGCCACCGCGACTCGCGCCAACCAGGTTGTGCTGGGCAGTGCTGCATCGACGCATACGCTGTCGGGGATCGCGTCGTCGGCCAGCCGCGCAGCGCAATCGGGCGCGCTGAGCCTCGTCACCACCGATGGGCTGGGCAATCTCGCCACAGCGGCACTGAACATCGACACGCTGGCCGGGCTGGATGGGCGCGCTACGGCGCTGGAGGGTCGGGCCTCGGCACTCGAGGGGCGCGCGACGCAGCTCGAACTCCGGGTCGGCGCGCTCGATAAGGGGCTGCAACGCGGACTTCGCCGTGCCGATGGTGGTATCGCCGCGGCGATGGCGCTGGGTGGCACGCTGCTGCCGCCCGACAGCACGATCGCGGTGTCGTTCAACCTCGCAACCTATCGCGGGCAACAGGGCTTTTCGGGCGCCGCGGTCGCACGCGTGACCGACAATATCTGGGTCAGCGGCGGCTTTGCCGGATCGACGGTGAAGGGATCGAGCGGCGGCCGGGTCGGCGTAACCTTTGGCTGGTAA
- a CDS encoding BLUF domain-containing protein: MRQILYVSISTVPGDKADLVGILEQSRHNNAIDGVTGLLWSDGRHFMQVIEGPEVSIKETFARIHVDTRHHQLEVLHDRPIENREFGGWSMAHRRATDPVDAYDAQMRRLLSRASPFVSRHFFDLMNTGAADR, translated from the coding sequence GTGCGCCAGATCCTCTATGTCAGCATCAGCACGGTCCCCGGCGACAAGGCCGACCTTGTCGGGATCCTCGAACAATCCCGTCACAACAATGCGATCGACGGCGTTACCGGCCTGCTCTGGTCGGATGGACGTCACTTCATGCAGGTGATCGAAGGCCCTGAGGTCAGCATCAAGGAGACTTTCGCACGTATCCACGTCGATACACGCCATCATCAGCTTGAAGTGCTGCATGACAGGCCAATCGAAAATCGCGAATTCGGCGGCTGGAGCATGGCCCATCGGCGCGCAACCGATCCCGTCGACGCCTATGATGCGCAGATGCGCAGATTGCTTTCCAGGGCATCGCCATTTGTCAGCAGACACTTTTTCGATCTGATGAACACCGGCGCTGCCGACCGCTGA